From one Mya arenaria isolate MELC-2E11 chromosome 4, ASM2691426v1 genomic stretch:
- the LOC128230281 gene encoding complement C1q-like protein 2 produces the protein MPTSSLVRGVQDENNALRELINDQSRLISKQQKKLFEIEQTLYIERQTDTAENTQANDEDENDDEVTAQKNKARIPRMITSNQSIAFHALSNAYEHTHVGIHQPILFESVLTNLGGEFHFNHGTFIAPTHGLYLFSVTILSSGIDIMSEMVKDGTVLGRILSQGDGSKHAQSSITIVSVLQAGKEVWVRVKGPADTSYWGELYTSFTGVLLNFV, from the exons ATGCCAACTTCAAGTCTTGTGCGAGGGGTACAAG ACGAGAACAATGCATTGAGAGAATTGATCAATGATCAGTCTAGACTCATTAGTAAACAACAGAagaaactgtttgaaatagAACAAACCCTCTACAtagaaagacagacagacactgCAGAAAACACACAAGCCAACGATGAAGACGAAAATGATG atGAAGTCACTGCCCAGAAAAACAAGGCTAGGATACCTCGTATGATTACCTCGAACCAGTCTATCGCCTTTCACGCACTAAGTAACGCTTACGAGCATACCCACGTTGGAATCCATCAACCCATCTTATTTGAAAGTGTCCTTACTAATTTAGGAGGagaatttcattttaatcatgGAACATTCATAGCGCCAACACACGGACTTTACCTATTTTCAGTAACCATTTTAAGTAGTGGTATCGACATTATGTCGGAAATGGTCAAGGACGGAACAGTACTTGGTCGAATTTTAAGTCAAGGAGATGGTTCGAAACATGCTCAATCGTCTATCACTATAGTTTCAGTACTTCAGGCAGGAAAAGAAGTATGGGTACGCGTAAAAGGCCCAGCCGATACATCTTATTGGGGAGAATTGTACACATCCTTCACTGGAGTTCTGCTTAATTTTGTTTAG